The sequence GTTCGCCATATGCGCTTATACACATAccacgccaagcaaataaacaacatgtcatgctacaagcttaagtgggcccaagccacgcaagatgcccggggcttgcttgagtgggttgtggtatggatggtaataggtcgtcatgaggcccattgatgggacgagaaatggaggttctgggttgcttgggagcctcggaacccaagcccatttcttaggcccaaatatatgggtGAGCAAAAAGAGGGAAAATAACCCAACCAAAATGACCCAACCAAAATAACCCAATCAAAGAATTAATAGCCCAACCAAAAGCCcaatatttaataaaacagCCCACTTGCTTAAGAAACCACTTTGGCCcatacaaaaaaaacccaagatAAGCCATAAAAATCTCAGCCCTTTGCTGGAAAAAAGATAGAAGCCACGTAGAGATCTGCAGAATCATTGAACAGAGCTGCTGGGAAGTGACAACACATGGGAAgggatcaagttccaaaaacaaaacatcagAGAAACCAAGGGATGTTAACATGCAAGCTGCCAGGAAGAGAGACACTCTTCAAACCAACATACACACCCCAACTCCTTCCTATCAGACCTAGCtttggaaaaatgaagaaaacaaggaaaaaaagatgGCTGAAAGTAGAAGTTATCCACTGAGACAGCTGCGGAAAAGAGGGCCTTGAGCTCcaaaattcctaattttgtgcaaatagatCTGGGAAGTCTTACCAAAATAGGAAAAAGTCAAgataagaaaggaaaaggggAAGGAAACCTTGCTAAGTTGGGgaagaaaccattagggtttcttggggaATGGAGGTTTCCCGCAGCTATAAAAGAAGGTCCCCTCCACCtagcaaaaaccaacccaggctaagagagcaagcttcctctcttacttGCAAAAAAACCCAGCAAATCCCATTCACTCTTTTTCGTGCTGCTCTGTTAACAGACTATTTTCAGagtctgtcaagctgccggaagaagtAATGCCCTTCTTTTACCCCTTCTCAGCCAAGATCATCATGCAAACCTTGTCTCCCTCATCTTAAACACTCCCATTTCTCCATCGGAAgccttattttcctctttggtgctcaactcatgctgaccttgctcccatgccacaagctccTCATGCTAAGCTAGAattttatctgtaagcaagcATAAAACCCCTGTAAGCAGCCATCATTTtcgttggtgaaggtaaccagaaCACTTCCTAAGGCTTTACTGCCCTTTCGAAGTGCTTTTGGGGCTTAATTTTCGAACTCAGGCACAAGGGGCAATTTCAGTCATTTCCCTtttacggcagcccagcccatttgcCGTTGCCGAAAGAAAAAGACCCCCACATAAATTGGCGACTTCACTGGGGATTAAGCCATTATCTTCATCAATGCCTCCAAGGAAGAAGGACAGAGCCAAGCTTGTCATCCAAACACCATCGCTGGAAGAGCTGCTGCTAGAAGCAATAAACcagagaaaataaagagataagAACATTCCTtcttgccttttctttttttttttttggctatcTGCTTTGCAGAACAAACATGATATAGATTGCTCACATGCTCCCTTTGTTTATGCCTTAGATCTCCATTCTCAAGTAAGACAAGATCTTGTAAGAGGGCTGGGGGCTTTGGCAAATTCATCATTCATGCATTTGAGTGAACTACACATGCAAACTCCAAAATACTTGGGGGCTTCGTGCCAAGCAAATCTgtataagaagaaaagaggagtCAAAATTCAGTTCCAAATGACTTGGGGGCTTCCtgccaattaaaaaaaaaaaggtcaagcACAAGCACTTCAAAGTTTCTCATGCTAAACTAAGGTATGCCTTGGTTCCAAGAGCTGTGTGAACATTATTCACATCAGCAAGTCCAACTATATCATTCCAAGCCAAGTTACATTCTTCCAGCTCCTACTCTACAAGCAAAGAATTTATGGCACTTGCCTCATTTCAAATCTTCTTAGCCCCTGCCCCATTTCAAACATCATGCTAGTATATGCGCTCCTTAACCCCCAAAGCTCAATTTATCCATGCAACTCAAGATTGAACAAGTCCTCTCTGGAATGCTGCTTGCATCACCTCCATCTTTGGCACTGCCCACAGAATGCCCTGACTTTCTATGCCATTATCGGCTCCACAATCCACATGCTCTCTATTGGAAGCCAAAGATAAgaaattctttctttctctttcctaccTTTTTAGAtttcacaataaaatatatattatcatgCCACATGCCATACTTGTAAAAGCAGCACGAGCATGTCATCTattcaaatataaacatgtaatgataaattttttattatatatatacaaatcaTGTTTTAGGCCAATACCAACAGAGTGAAGTTGGGCTATTCAGCTTCCTTTATCTCTTATCTTTCACTTTGAAAGGAATACAAACACTAGACATTTACACACTACTCAAAGCACGAATATCATCATGTGCTTTAATAATTGCCAAAGCATCACATGCTTGCATATTACTAAAAGCAACCTTTGTTGGTTTAATATTGATGTGTGATTCATTCATTAGTTAATGATGTTGAATGACATTCATTTGAAATCGACAAATATCAATTATATTCATTTACAAGTTGCAACATATGTATTATTTTAACCACCATCTGCTTTGGTCATGCAGAAATTATATATCTATCAAGCACTTTGTTCTTTTAAAGATGATGAGTACATTTCTCTACACCTCAAGCCTCAAGGAGCATGGGACCCTATGTTCCTGTACCGATCAGCATCTCAACACGCTCAGCAGCGCCAAGCCATGCCAACAACAAAATTGTGCCATAGGAGATGGTCTAAAGAGGAATCAtgccaagaaaaaaacaatccATCTCCAAAATCATGCAACTCAAGCATTNNNNNNNNNNNNNNNNNNNNNNNNNNNNNNNNNNNNNNNNNNNNNNNNNNNNNNNNNNNNNNNNNNNNNNNNNNNNNNNNNNNNNNNNNNNNNNNNNNNNGCGTATAATGTAGTACAAGCtcaattaccaaattcaaaaccaaaacacacaaactatacttcttaccaaaacaaacccagaatgCCAATAAATTCCCCACATTAGCATCTAAATTGAGCCTAACACTAGCCgtatttacaaatttttagGCCAGACAAAGTTAACATATGATTTTTCTGTGTGCTGTTATTTTCACCATTATCAAACACATTGCACTACATTATACACGCATTCGgtcaattttaaacaaaattcacGTTCACCAGACAGCTCCCACTACAGATAATATCACAAACTATGAATTTCAACATATCACAACAAGtgcaaactgaaaatttaagCTTTTATGCCCTCTGTGGTGAAAAGGGGCTGAATGATTTCATAATACACATACACTACCAAACCAATATCACAACTCACATCCGTTCAGAACGACACCGGAAGTCGCCACTTTCCCTTCTCTGTGGAATCGCAGCAGTCAGCTCGATCTGGAGGTCAACAATGGAGGCCGTGCCTTCCGGCTTCGCTGCGCCCAAACTAGGGTCCCAAATTTGAGGACATCTGGGTTATGACGATGGATGGGTTGCGAACTGGATTGCTCAGTGGGAACATGTCTCGCAACCTGGAGTTCCCCCAATTTTTGCCAACCTTCCAAcacagaggagagagagtttagCTGAGTTCAGACAAGTTCCCTTTCAGAAAAGGGGTGGCAACGGGTTGCtacatgtgcttttatatggaggGCAGTTTGGTCATTTCACGTTCACAAGTGATTATATCAGAACACAATTTGTAACCTGATTATTTCAGAACACCACTTGTGAAAAGTGATTATATCAGCATATTCCcccaaaaatactagaaaatcaaattcctaccaaatcaaaatatgaaaaatcggttttagtgcaaaatacgatttaggctaaaaatgatggctcattaagtccatatatacttcatactaaaatcccataaaatcaagttttcttatttgatgtgtaaggaataaaagccgccgaaaattatcttgagaaaatgattattccgaaaaactatttttcatacttaattaattttgcacatccgctaaaaaatttataagtcCGCCGGGTGGGGGCAACCTATCTCCAAGTTGCCAATAAAATATTTCCCATAACTAACAACAAATGACAGTCCAGGCTCCTACGGAGGAGGGCCTAAATCTCACTCACACATATCTTATCTAGAGCAGCCAATGCACCTGCAGCATCCATTAAAACTAGAAGAGAGGAGGACGACAATAAGTAGAGTGACAAATTTACCCCCTTCAAAATCGCACGATATGaattttgacagaaaatttgacaaaattgaCAGTACGCCCAATGTTGCAACATTTTGAAACAACGACCAAAAggttaaaagaaaagagaggcAAATGCCCAGTGAGTTTCAGTGAGAAGATTTTAGtatgaaagtgaaaacaagaACAGAGACCAATAAATCAGAGCCCCAACTGTCCGTAACAAACATCCGAGAAAATTTCACAAGGATTATGAACCCCCTTTCAAAGATAGTCAGAGAGTCAGTAGCTTGGGAAGTAATTCAGAAATTCTGGAAGTAATTTTATGCATTAGCACAATAAAGTAGAGATGCTattcatacccaaaaaaaaactatgagCAACACAACAGAAAACTTGTGAACAAAACAACTGATCAATAGAAGACAAATGAACATGCAATATATAATGAATTCCGTAATGCCACTTCTTGAAACATCTGATACAACAAACACAAGACTTCCCAAAAGACTACAAGATTCAGAATGAAAATTTCCCCCTATTACTACTACTGATGGAAAGCAAATCAAGAAAGGCGGAATTTCATTTGATTACAAATCCAACAAGAAAGGCGGAATGTCATTTTATCAGACACCCTTGCATCACAATTCTCAAAGAAATTCGAACAGGCATGCTTTACAAGATTCCTATGCTGGAACCCAACAAGAAGAAGCATAGACAATTCGACCCTTCCATCCTTGAAGCATCCAATCACTGTCTTGATCAATTACGAAATCTTTGTGGTACCATGCCTTTACCTTATCCTTAAAGATCTTCAGCATATCTTGGTCCAATGGCAGCGGCCGCAAACCAGCCCTTGTACAACGAACCTGCCACTGCTTGTATGTCTCAGGCCTCTCAACCCTTTCTAAGCCCTCACATGCTATTACATTCATAGCCTCCCGGCCATAGAACTCTCTCTCAAACATCAACCTCTCTTCATTGTCACGGGCTATATTAATATCAAACGCATCATACAGGGCAGAGAAGTGGAAGAAAGCCTCCCGAAATCGAGTGACAAAGAAAGGGGCATTGTAGGAACCATTGACAATGGTATGGACAAAAATATCTGGTTTCATCCTTCTGATTAGTTTTAGAAGGGAATCCCTTGGACAGTTCACTTCAACTGTCTCTTCAAGTAGGTTCTTGAACCGTAACATACAATTCACAGCAAGCACCTCATTCCTTTCAGTCTTGAGATCCTCTAGTTTGATAGATTCCCAATTCTGTGATGCAATGGCATTATACTCAAAAGGCACATTAAAACGCTCACAATATTTCGCCAGGCGGCGTCCAGTCTCTTCAATCCAATCTGCTGGACGAAACCCAGGTTGGGGAATCTCTATCCCCGTTATGCGTAGCTTGGGAGGTCCGCCAGGTCTCTTCGAAAGATGCTGGATAAGGAGTGGCCACTGAAAACCATAGAGGATACCAAAATCCACAATATGAAGGGTTGTTGCTTTCTCAGCCATCTTCAAAATCATCttgtttttgaagaaaattgatATTCTCTTGAAAGGGCAAGCTGAAAGATGAACTTGGTAAGCTTTCAAAGTATCAACCACTGCTGTCCTTTTGGAAGCAAGGGAAGCATAAAAAATCTGTGTTCCAGTGCCAGTACCAGCCATACGAGCCTCAAGAGCATTTGCAAAAAAGTGAGCCAACCTTTGAGATCCATCACCATCAGGAGAAGAGTGCTGCCTAACCTGCTTTAGTAGTTCACTACTGGTCCTAAAATCATTGCTAGACACAGCCTGTGCACATAAAATCAGGAGATTCCTTAAATCGACAgtttccttcttcctttcgTGTTTCTTAGCACGAGCTTTCCCACCATTACCATTAGACTCTTGTGGATGTCCATTTGGCTGCAAAGCCTGGCTTGCTTCATTCTGAAAAGCAACATTGTCACATGGAGACTCGTTATTTCCTCCAGTGCAAAGCAACACCCTGTCGAACATCTCAGATAATTCACTCTCTTGTATATAAACTGCAGACTGCTTGCTACTCCTCTCTTCTTCAGGGGCAACATCTCCCCGCTCATGATTCTTCCTTCCCCTTGACCCATTAGGTGAGTTCTTCCTCTCACTCTTTTCCTTCTTGACAATAACTGTCGGAGCATGTCGTTTCACTTCTGGATACGTTGTGTTGCTTTCCAGATTAACAATCAACTGATTATCTTTTGGAAGGAACTTACTAGCTTCCTCTAACCCTCTATTGAACTGCAAGATAGATTCACTATCTGTAAATATATTCTGAGCCAGAAACTCATTTACAGAAGAGCCCTGCAGTGCATTGTCAACATGCAGCTCGTCTCCAACACTAGTCAGGTCATTTGTCAGAGGAACAGACAACTGTGAATTGGGATGTGAATTAAACTGGAAAGTGTGGTCATTGGGAAGGGAAGTTTGTGACAAAGAGGGTTTTTGGTCTACCGGATCGCCAAGCCATGGAGGATCAACCGAGTTGCTAGTACCAGGACTAGCACTACTATTACTACCACAACAATCACTACAGTTTCCAGAAAAATTACCATCGGGACTCTCAACATTTTGATCAATATAAAGGGGTTGCTGATTAGGTGAAGAAGGGTACTTTTGACCAAGAGCATCATAGAACGATTTCTCAGTCACACGAAGACCCAATGGATCATAGAACATGCAGGGTTTTTTCTCTATGTTCTCTTCCATAAGAATCTGGTTTATGAACTTGAAAACAGTTTCAGAGAAGTCATTGTCATCAGAGGAAGAGTCTCCTCCGGGGCTCACTGTAGTCATGGGAGGAGCAAATGAGACTCCATGTGGACTCAAACTAGTAGATGGAACAAATGACTCTCCATCTGAGCTCACACTAATTGAAGGAACAAAATTACCAGGTTCTAAATCAGGTGATGGAAGTGAAAAATGATTATCCAAAAAGTTAAGATCCGGAGAGAGCTGGTTAAATTGGTATTCATTTGTGAGATTTGGGAATTGAGTTGAATTGGGTAAGAAGGGCTGGGCATCAATATTGAAACCATTCGTGTAATCAGGGACTCCATTGATAGTTGGATCCATAATCACAAGGAAACTCTAACTCTAAAAAGTCTAAACCCCTCTTAAACTTAAAAACAACACCAAAAAGGAAAGGGAGTGATGAAAATTCAAGCTAAAATCTCAGACACAACATGAGGAGGAAAGAATTCAACAAAGTAGATTGAAGAAGCTTAAAAACCCATCAGACTTTTGCTCAGGAAGAAGCAAAGGGTTTAAGTTCAAGCTACAAGATTAAGCAAAGAACGAACCTTTACTGAAAAGGAAGACAAAGAAGTTGAAGAGAGGGGGTGCGGCGTACCTTGGAGAAGAGCGTAGAGATTTGTTTTGGGACTGAAAAGGGGAAACCTTGGAAAAAACTAGACCTTGGGGGGAGGAGTTTTGTGCCTTATATAAGCAaggcagagagagagtcaCGAACTTTCTGGGAACGCCGCtttatgaaatgaaatggGACCTGGGCATGTGTCAGTCAGGGAGTCCTGAGGTTCTTTTGTTACCAGGTAAACCAATCCACTGTCTGCCATCTGGTCGTGCACGTGTTTGACTATGCAACCGTCTATCTTGTCCCATTCTTTCATGTAATGATGCAGATGaaagaaaaacgaaaaagaaCTACAATCAGTCGACAACCGCGTCCATAGCGATAGCCTCTTGgttgaagagaaaaaagagaaaaaagggtGATGttgaatgaaatttaaaattaattgagtatcttttcatcaaaaaagaaaaaattaattgagtatctcatattattaaattatttattaatttattaatttattttaatataaattaattttaaaaaatatattaaattataaaataaatataatattttaataagtacactcTACTCTGCATATTCAACCCACAACcttattttttccaatttctctAGAGGA comes from Prunus dulcis chromosome 6, ALMONDv2, whole genome shotgun sequence and encodes:
- the LOC117631919 gene encoding scarecrow-like protein 33 → MDPTINGVPDYTNGFNIDAQPFLPNSTQFPNLTNEYQFNQLSPDLNFLDNHFSLPSPDLEPGNFVPSISVSSDGESFVPSTSLSPHGVSFAPPMTTVSPGGDSSSDDNDFSETVFKFINQILMEENIEKKPCMFYDPLGLRVTEKSFYDALGQKYPSSPNQQPLYIDQNVESPDGNFSGNCSDCCGSNSSASPGTSNSVDPPWLGDPVDQKPSLSQTSLPNDHTFQFNSHPNSQLSVPLTNDLTSVGDELHVDNALQGSSVNEFLAQNIFTDSESILQFNRGLEEASKFLPKDNQLIVNLESNTTYPEVKRHAPTVIVKKEKSERKNSPNGSRGRKNHERGDVAPEEERSSKQSAVYIQESELSEMFDRVLLCTGGNNESPCDNVAFQNEASQALQPNGHPQESNGNGGKARAKKHERKKETVDLRNLLILCAQAVSSNDFRTSSELLKQVRQHSSPDGDGSQRLAHFFANALEARMAGTGTGTQIFYASLASKRTAVVDTLKAYQVHLSACPFKRISIFFKNKMILKMAEKATTLHIVDFGILYGFQWPLLIQHLSKRPGGPPKLRITGIEIPQPGFRPADWIEETGRRLAKYCERFNVPFEYNAIASQNWESIKLEDLKTERNEVLAVNCMLRFKNLLEETVEVNCPRDSLLKLIRRMKPDIFVHTIVNGSYNAPFFVTRFREAFFHFSALYDAFDINIARDNEERLMFEREFYGREAMNVIACEGLERVERPETYKQWQVRCTRAGLRPLPLDQDMLKIFKDKVKAWYHKDFVIDQDSDWMLQGWKGRIVYASSCWVPA